Proteins from a genomic interval of Fuerstiella sp.:
- a CDS encoding HAD-IIA family hydrolase, whose translation MQTGFLIDMDGVIYRGSELIPGADRFIQELRKDQVPFVFLTNNSQRTRRDVQTKLARMGVLVDEHNIFTCAMATARFLAAKKPAGTAYVIGEGGLLQALHRNGYSIVDHSPDFVVVGEGRTVTLDALENAVNMILAGAKLIATNLDPNCPTQTGTRPGCGATVAYLEAVTGIKAFSVGKPSPVMMRAARKELGLATSHTIMLGDTMETDILGGVQMGYRTVLTLTGGTTRDDLDEYAYRPDVIVESVAELCNLSTFLEGRLTEASAENSS comes from the coding sequence ATGCAAACAGGTTTCCTTATCGATATGGATGGAGTCATCTACCGAGGCAGTGAGTTGATTCCAGGGGCTGATCGATTTATTCAGGAACTACGAAAAGATCAAGTGCCTTTTGTTTTTTTGACGAACAATAGCCAGCGTACGAGGCGTGACGTTCAAACCAAATTGGCACGTATGGGGGTTCTTGTCGACGAGCACAATATCTTTACATGTGCGATGGCCACCGCGAGATTTTTGGCAGCGAAAAAACCAGCCGGTACGGCTTATGTCATCGGGGAAGGGGGCTTACTGCAGGCGCTGCACAGGAATGGGTATTCGATTGTAGATCATTCACCTGATTTCGTTGTCGTGGGAGAGGGCCGTACGGTAACACTGGATGCCCTGGAAAACGCAGTCAATATGATCCTTGCCGGTGCAAAGTTGATCGCAACCAATCTTGACCCGAATTGCCCTACGCAAACCGGCACTCGTCCCGGTTGCGGGGCAACGGTAGCTTATCTGGAGGCTGTGACGGGGATCAAAGCGTTCAGTGTCGGCAAACCGAGTCCCGTCATGATGCGAGCCGCCCGAAAAGAGCTTGGACTAGCCACGTCACATACCATAATGCTGGGGGACACTATGGAAACCGATATCCTTGGTGGCGTTCAAATGGGATATCGAACGGTACTTACGTTGACCGGAGGGACAACCCGAGATGATCTTGACGAGTACGCTTATCGTCCGGACGTTATCGTGGAATCTGTGGCCGAACTCTGTAATCTGTCCACGTTTCTGGAGGGCCGTTTGACCGAAGCCAGTGCTGAGAATAGCTCATAA